A stretch of the Nitratifractor salsuginis DSM 16511 genome encodes the following:
- a CDS encoding RHS repeat domain-containing protein: MRDANGKKYYLHYDQVGSLRAVTDRRHRLVKAIRYDSYGNILRDSNPRFKVPFGFAGGLYDSDTKLTHFGFREYDAFTGKWTAKDPLLFGGGDSNLYGYVLGDPVNLVDPWGLTDVNSGGGGGAGFMAGFGGANVHFHINCSSNGCFKVTTICGRVGLGIGFNVGLEGNAGIDPNGTYGKDCDGEPKKCTYDWSLGIGGDLHFGAFGTGGSIGYGSSGGSAILDLGIPETGYGLDIGGGIEACLIITCPL; this comes from the coding sequence ATGAGAGACGCCAACGGCAAGAAGTATTACCTGCACTACGACCAGGTCGGCAGCCTCAGAGCCGTCACGGACAGAAGACACCGACTCGTCAAAGCGATCCGCTACGACAGCTATGGTAATATCCTAAGAGACAGTAACCCAAGATTCAAAGTCCCCTTCGGCTTCGCCGGAGGTCTTTACGACTCTGATACCAAATTAACACACTTTGGATTTAGAGAGTATGATGCCTTCACAGGCAAATGGACTGCCAAAGATCCGCTCCTCTTCGGAGGAGGGGACAGCAACCTCTATGGGTATGTGCTGGGGGATCCGGTTAATTTGGTGGATCCGTGGGGTTTGACCGATGTCAACTCCGGGGGAGGAGGAGGTGCCGGATTTATGGCCGGCTTTGGTGGAGCGAACGTCCATTTCCATATCAACTGTAGTTCTAATGGATGCTTTAAAGTAACAACCATTTGCGGGAGAGTCGGCCTGGGTATTGGATTCAATGTTGGTCTAGAAGGAAATGCGGGTATCGATCCTAACGGCACATATGGCAAAGATTGTGACGGAGAGCCGAAAAAGTGTACATACGATTGGAGCTTGGGAATTGGAGGGGATTTGCACTTTGGAGCTTTTGGCACAGGAGGTAGTATTGGATACGGCTCTTCGGGCGGAAGTGCAATATTGGATTTGGGAATTCCTGAAACCGGTTATGGTTTGGATATTGGCGGTGGTATTGAAGCTTGTCTGATTATTACATGTCCATTGTAA
- a CDS encoding RHS repeat domain-containing protein — protein sequence MDTNGTKYYLHYDQVGSLRAVTDRRHRLVKAIRYDSYGNILKDSNPGFKVPFGFAGGLYDRDTKLVHFGFREYDPFTGKWTSKDPLLFGGGDSNLYGYVLGDPVDLVDPRGTDCISKCLLNYPGSWIYLGSLSPLANLKTPSEFASARRRSPNASPWTSVDRRFGLKPRGGAITRGKPIGKLGTIAIGIGAFSTGYFLGALANCSLKCNGYCSSLK from the coding sequence ATGGACACGAACGGTACAAAGTATTACCTGCACTACGACCAGGTCGGCAGCCTCAGAGCCGTCACGGACAGGAGACACCGACTCGTCAAAGCGATCCGCTACGACAGCTATGGTAATATCCTAAAAGACAGTAACCCGGGATTTAAAGTCCCCTTCGGCTTCGCCGGAGGGCTCTATGACAGAGATACGAAGCTTGTCCACTTCGGCTTCAGAGAGTACGATCCCTTCACCGGCAAATGGACCTCCAAAGACCCGCTCCTCTTCGGAGGAGGGGACAGTAACCTCTATGGGTATGTGCTGGGGGATCCGGTGGATCTGGTGGATCCAAGAGGAACAGACTGTATAAGCAAATGTTTATTAAATTATCCCGGTTCATGGATATATTTGGGCTCCTTGTCCCCACTTGCAAATTTAAAAACGCCATCAGAATTCGCAAGTGCGCGAAGGAGAAGTCCTAATGCTTCTCCATGGACTAGTGTGGATAGAAGATTTGGGTTAAAACCAAGAGGAGGAGCCATTACGAGAGGAAAACCCATAGGAAAATTGGGAACTATTGCCATTGGTATCGGGGCTTTTTCAACAGGGTATTTTTTGGGTGCTTTGGCGAATTGTTCATTAAAATGTAACGGTTATTGTAGTAGTCTGAAATGA
- a CDS encoding RHS repeat-associated core domain-containing protein, producing the protein MRYDSYGNILKDSNPGFKVPFGFAGGLYDSDTELTHFGFREYDPFTGKWTSKDPLLFGGGDSNLYGYVLGDPVGGFDPIGLWTFGISFNFGWGGGAGVITGLNFVFDGHWNFQIQWIKGAGGYAGLGFGGTIDLEWSNAECVQDLTGYGYQHGADGRIILDLEGGAFGGNGYNGYYGGIGFGLNLGIPFGYGFYGTHTKTIWEY; encoded by the coding sequence ATCCGCTACGACAGCTATGGTAATATCCTAAAAGACAGTAACCCGGGATTTAAAGTCCCCTTCGGCTTCGCCGGAGGTCTTTACGACTCTGATACGGAGTTAACACACTTCGGCTTCAGAGAGTATGACCCCTTCACCGGCAAGTGGACCTCCAAAGACCCGCTCCTCTTCGGAGGAGGGGACAGTAACCTCTATGGGTATGTGCTGGGGGATCCGGTTGGTGGGTTTGACCCGATAGGTCTTTGGACTTTTGGAATCTCATTTAACTTTGGTTGGGGTGGTGGAGCCGGAGTTATAACGGGACTGAATTTTGTCTTCGATGGACATTGGAATTTTCAAATACAGTGGATCAAAGGAGCCGGAGGATACGCAGGTTTGGGGTTTGGAGGAACGATTGATCTTGAATGGTCAAATGCAGAATGTGTACAAGATTTAACAGGTTATGGTTATCAGCATGGTGCTGATGGACGAATTATTTTAGATTTGGAGGGTGGTGCATTTGGTGGTAACGGCTACAATGGATATTATGGTGGCATAGGTTTTGGATTAAATCTTGGTATTCCTTTTGGTTATGGTTTTTACGGTACACATACAAAGACGATATGGGAATACTAA
- a CDS encoding RHS repeat-associated core domain-containing protein: MRYDSYGNILRDSNPGFKVPFGFAGGLYDRDTRLVHFGFREYDPFTGKWTAKDPIGFAGGDSNLYGYVLGDPVNLVDPMGLLTELYIWEGVGYGESAFGHVSIGINNISYSWGPKGMDIRNLDNYIKIQTNFRNGIRLTLPLTTAQEKVFAKYLKNYSNNNSYWFPGNVCTDPINKGLRNLGFDFDPQTVPMALYLELIHTGIGRNPTYIRKRMKYQ, translated from the coding sequence ATCCGCTACGATAGCTATGGTAATATCCTAAGAGACAGTAACCCAGGATTTAAAGTCCCCTTCGGCTTCGCCGGAGGGCTCTATGACAGAGATACGAGGCTTGTCCACTTCGGCTTCAGAGAGTATGACCCCTTCACCGGCAAATGGACAGCAAAAGACCCAATTGGCTTTGCTGGTGGAGACAGCAACCTCTACGGGTATGTGCTGGGGGATCCGGTTAATTTGGTGGATCCGATGGGGTTATTGACAGAGCTTTATATATGGGAAGGTGTAGGATATGGAGAATCTGCATTTGGACATGTTTCCATAGGAATTAACAATATTTCATATTCTTGGGGACCGAAAGGTATGGATATTAGAAATTTAGATAATTATATTAAAATTCAGACCAATTTTAGAAATGGAATCCGTCTAACATTACCATTAACAACTGCACAAGAAAAGGTATTTGCTAAATATTTAAAAAATTATAGCAATAATAATAGTTATTGGTTCCCGGGTAATGTATGTACTGACCCGATAAACAAGGGATTGAGGAACCTCGGATTTGATTTTGATCCTCAAACTGTTCCAATGGCTTTGTACTTAGAATTGATTCATACAGGCATCGGGAGAAACCCCACATATATACGTAAGAGGATGAAATATCAATGA
- a CDS encoding RHS repeat domain-containing protein, translating into MSDDKSVTLLAVYDREDRLLQRFEYAGERMPVAMRDANGKKYYLHYDQVGSLRAVTDSRHRLVKAIRYDSYGNILRDSNPRFQVPFGFAGGLYDRDTKLVHFGFREYDPFTGKWTSKDPLLFGGGDSNLYGYVLGDPVNLVDPWGLTDVNSGGGAGAGFMAGFGGANVHFHINCSSNGCFKITTICGRVGLGIGFNVGLEGNAGIDPSGTYGKDCDGEPKKCTYDWSLGIGGDLHFGIEGFGGSISYGSGGSSVIGDLPFGGGLDIGAGIEACLVISCPL; encoded by the coding sequence ATGTCTGACGACAAGAGTGTAACCCTCCTGGCCGTCTATGACCGAGAGGACCGTCTGCTCCAACGCTTCGAATACGCCGGAGAGCGTATGCCCGTGGCGATGAGAGACGCCAACGGCAAGAAGTATTATCTGCACTACGACCAGGTCGGCAGCCTCAGAGCCGTCACGGACAGCAGACACCGACTCGTCAAAGCGATCCGCTACGACAGCTATGGTAATATCCTAAGAGACAGTAACCCAAGATTCCAAGTCCCCTTCGGCTTCGCCGGAGGGCTCTATGACAGAGATACGAAGCTTGTCCACTTCGGCTTCAGAGAGTACGATCCCTTCACCGGCAAATGGACCTCCAAAGACCCGCTCCTCTTCGGAGGAGGGGACAGCAACCTCTACGGGTATGTGCTGGGGGATCCGGTTAATTTGGTGGATCCGTGGGGTTTGACCGATGTCAACTCCGGGGGAGGAGCAGGTGCCGGATTTATGGCCGGCTTTGGTGGAGCGAACGTCCATTTCCATATCAACTGTAGTTCTAATGGATGCTTTAAAATAACAACCATTTGCGGGAGGGTCGGCCTGGGTATTGGATTCAATGTTGGTCTAGAAGGAAATGCGGGTATCGATCCTAGCGGCACATATGGCAAAGATTGTGACGGAGAGCCGAAAAAGTGTACATACGATTGGAGCTTGGGAATTGGAGGGGATTTGCACTTTGGGATAGAAGGATTTGGAGGTAGTATATCATATGGTTCAGGGGGGAGCAGTGTAATTGGGGATTTGCCTTTCGGGGGAGGATTGGATATCGGTGCTGGTATTGAAGCCTGTTTGGTTATTTCATGCCCACTTTGA
- a CDS encoding RHS repeat domain-containing protein, with protein MFTITDSNGEKYNLHYDQVGSLRAVTDRRHRLVKAIRYDSYGNILKDSNPGFKVPFGFAGGLYDRDTKLVHFGFREYDPFTGKWTSKDPLLFGGGDSNLYGYVLGDPVNLVDPEGTIAGVDDFVLITYFAFTATLAIYEAQQSHIGQAIVNWWNGPHWWEMAAKGNVADTAITQALQREGSGGKNRCDWLKENAYRWSKAQVKRTEKLGVVDIQEIVRIGVKNDIS; from the coding sequence ATGTTTACCATAACAGACAGCAATGGCGAAAAGTACAACCTGCACTACGACCAGGTCGGCAGCCTCAGAGCCGTCACGGACAGGAGACACCGACTCGTCAAAGCGATCCGCTACGACAGCTATGGTAATATCCTAAAAGACAGTAACCCGGGATTTAAAGTCCCCTTCGGCTTCGCCGGAGGGCTCTATGACAGAGATACGAAGCTTGTCCACTTCGGCTTCAGAGAGTACGATCCCTTCACCGGCAAATGGACCTCCAAAGACCCGCTCCTCTTCGGAGGAGGGGACAGTAACCTCTATGGGTATGTGCTGGGGGATCCGGTGAATTTGGTGGACCCTGAGGGTACAATTGCTGGAGTTGATGATTTTGTATTAATAACTTATTTTGCATTTACAGCTACATTAGCAATCTATGAAGCACAGCAGTCTCATATCGGACAAGCTATAGTAAATTGGTGGAATGGACCACATTGGTGGGAAATGGCAGCGAAAGGTAATGTTGCCGATACGGCCATAACCCAAGCATTACAAAGAGAAGGAAGTGGTGGGAAAAATAGATGTGACTGGTTAAAAGAAAATGCTTATAGATGGTCAAAGGCACAAGTAAAAAGAACAGAAAAACTTGGGGTTGTAGACATTCAAGAAATAGTAAGGATCGGTGTAAAAAATGATATATCTTAG
- a CDS encoding RHS repeat domain-containing protein, translated as MRYAGGRLESIETPEGSTVYAYACADYPRSVVRGNERIDLRYDGVLPLEVSLGGTLSQTIKYRYDERFLPVEISYAGRSTALEYDPDGALVHSGDFTITRKGKKRLRLKITDGRYTLKKDFNGYGELSSSRDRTLKLRLVRNQAGQIIFKFEQLHGRFGFYFYRYDKRGRLTKVRKGLRVVESYTYDANGNRKSATLYGKHYEGSTTLDDALQVYGDNTYRYDEDGYLIEKTTPQGTTTYTYNTLGALTEADLPDGTRIHYLLDPLNRRIAKEVNGTITQKYLWADLTTLLAVYDKDDNLVQRFEYAGERMPVAMRDANGKKYYLHYDQVGSLRAVTDRRLRLVKAIRYDSYGNILRDSNPEFQVPFGFREYDPVTGKWTSKVVFNEKIEDRNEKLVFIS; from the coding sequence TTGCGTTATGCCGGCGGCCGCCTGGAGTCCATCGAGACCCCCGAAGGGAGCACCGTCTATGCCTACGCCTGCGCCGATTATCCCCGAAGCGTCGTCCGCGGCAATGAGCGGATCGATCTCCGCTATGACGGGGTCCTTCCTCTTGAAGTCAGCCTCGGCGGTACCCTGAGCCAAACGATCAAGTACCGCTACGATGAGCGATTTTTACCCGTGGAGATTTCGTACGCGGGCCGAAGCACCGCGCTGGAGTATGACCCCGACGGCGCCCTGGTTCACAGCGGCGACTTCACAATAACGCGTAAAGGGAAAAAGAGGCTGCGCCTGAAGATCACAGACGGCCGCTATACCCTCAAAAAGGATTTTAACGGTTACGGGGAACTTAGCTCCAGCCGGGATAGGACCCTGAAACTCAGGCTCGTGCGTAACCAAGCCGGACAAATCATCTTCAAATTCGAGCAGCTTCACGGCCGCTTCGGATTCTATTTCTACCGCTATGACAAGCGGGGCCGGCTCACCAAAGTGAGAAAAGGACTTCGGGTAGTCGAATCCTATACCTATGACGCCAACGGCAACAGAAAAAGCGCGACCCTCTACGGCAAACACTATGAGGGCAGCACTACCCTCGATGACGCTCTGCAGGTTTATGGGGATAATACCTACCGATACGATGAAGACGGTTACCTCATAGAAAAGACCACGCCGCAGGGAACGACGACTTATACCTACAACACTCTGGGGGCCCTTACGGAGGCAGACCTGCCCGACGGCACGCGAATTCACTACCTTCTTGACCCCCTCAACCGCCGGATCGCCAAAGAGGTCAACGGCACAATTACTCAAAAATATCTTTGGGCAGATCTTACTACACTTCTTGCTGTTTATGATAAAGATGACAACTTGGTACAACGCTTCGAATACGCCGGAGAGCGTATGCCCGTGGCGATGAGAGACGCCAACGGCAAGAAGTATTATCTGCACTACGACCAGGTCGGCAGCCTCAGAGCCGTCACGGACAGGAGACTCCGACTCGTCAAAGCCATCCGCTACGACAGCTATGGTAATATCCTAAGAGACAGTAACCCGGAATTCCAAGTCCCCTTCGGCTTCAGAGAGTACGATCCCGTCACCGGTAAGTGGACCTCCAAAGTCGTTTTTAATGAGAAAATAGAAGACAGAAATGAGAAATTAGTGTTCATTTCTTAG
- a CDS encoding arsenate reductase family protein, with protein sequence MIKVYGIKTCDTVRKALKFLKEKGVEFEFVDFKKTPVGCEKIDEWLQKVDINTLFNKRGTKYRMLKLKELDLDEAGMREWLCKENLLIKRPVIELEDGRVIVGFDPERYEEISG encoded by the coding sequence ATGATCAAAGTTTATGGAATCAAAACCTGTGACACCGTGCGCAAGGCGTTAAAATTTCTCAAAGAGAAAGGCGTGGAGTTTGAATTTGTTGACTTCAAAAAGACTCCGGTCGGTTGTGAAAAGATCGACGAGTGGCTTCAGAAGGTTGACATCAATACCCTTTTCAACAAACGGGGGACCAAATACCGGATGCTCAAGCTCAAGGAGCTCGATCTCGACGAAGCGGGGATGCGGGAGTGGCTTTGCAAAGAGAATCTGCTGATCAAGCGGCCGGTGATTGAGCTGGAGGACGGCAGAGTGATCGTCGGCTTCGATCCTGAGAGATATGAGGAGATTTCCGGCTGA
- the dnaE gene encoding DNA polymerase III subunit alpha, with product MSEHPRFTHLHLHTEYSLLDGANKIKALAKKVKALGMDSVAMTDHGNMFGTIDFYNTMRKEGVKPIIGMEAYLHNSDDLGDKSTRQRYHLCLYAKNEIGYKNLMYLSSQAYLKGFYYYPRINKKLLREHSEGLICSSACLQGEVNWHLNLSDRNKKFGAGGYEEAKKIALEYKEIFGDDFYLELMRHGIGDQQRIDEQIIRLSLETGIKIIATNDTHYTNPEDAEAHEAFMCIAMNKQYDDPNRLRHSVHEFYVKSPEEMARLFADIPEALENTQEIAEKCNLEIKLGNPTPPNFKFTRERAKLAGLELPEPEEEYSLANDIVLFEHEARKGLEKRLEHVPEEKHAEYRERLETEIGIINSMKFPGYMLIVWDFVRAAKEMGIPVGPGRGSAAGSLVAYSLSITDIDPIPYGLLFERFLNPERVSMPDIDMDFCQSRRQEIIDYVVEKYGRVNVAQIITFGKLLAKGVIRDVARVMGLPYAQADAFAKLIPDELGITLKDAYAKEPKIKELIERDPKAAQVWRFALALEGLNRNAGTHAAGVVISNEPLWEKTPLFKPTGQETLATQYSGKYVEDVDLIKFDFLGLKTLTTIEEALQLIEKRHGKRIDFKQVDINDPKVYDYIATGNTLGLFQIESAGMQDLAKKLKPSSFEDIIAMLALYRPGPMESGMLDDFVERKHGRAEITYMFPELEPILKPTYGVIVYQEQVMQIVQTIGGFSLGGADLVRRAMGKKIKEEMDKLKGQFADGAEKKGFDRAKAEELFDLIVKFAGYGFNKSHSAAYAMVTFYTSYLKCYYPTEFMAAQLTLEKDNTTKVVRYVDAVKHMGIDLLPPDVNRSDLAFIADEIEGRPTILFGLGGVKGAGDVAIRSILESREEGPFRDLSDFISRIDTAKVNKKVIEAFIKAGALDGLGYTRKAMLTQIEAIMEAASKATQAKKMAENSLFGAGEEMTHVELELDPMEEFDPLQMLEFEKETLGFYVSGHPLDKYREELAKIDYTLSSEIDELADGSQALFIGKIESITEKISKKGNKFGIANVMDLHGNIELMLFADRLKELEEEFDLSKPIAFKVKVTKDGDFTRMNILKIETLKEARKEKVKVKKEQKHTEAPEEQPPVILALDLMPDPKIIEELYCLAERNPGPHPLQLQIRSKLADVVIESKVHVSRSIIEAARSLGITPAEKSA from the coding sequence ATGTCCGAACACCCCCGATTTACCCATCTGCACCTGCATACCGAATATTCCCTGCTCGACGGGGCCAACAAGATCAAAGCCTTGGCCAAGAAGGTCAAAGCCCTGGGGATGGATTCCGTCGCTATGACCGACCACGGCAATATGTTCGGTACCATCGACTTTTACAATACGATGCGCAAAGAGGGGGTCAAACCCATCATCGGGATGGAAGCCTACCTCCACAACAGCGATGACCTGGGGGATAAATCGACCCGCCAGCGCTACCACCTCTGCCTCTATGCCAAGAACGAGATCGGCTACAAAAACCTGATGTATCTCAGCTCCCAGGCTTATCTGAAAGGCTTCTACTACTACCCGAGGATCAACAAAAAGCTGCTGCGGGAACACAGCGAGGGGCTGATCTGCTCTTCCGCCTGCCTGCAGGGAGAGGTCAACTGGCACCTCAACCTTAGCGACCGCAACAAGAAATTCGGGGCAGGGGGCTATGAAGAGGCCAAAAAGATCGCCCTGGAATACAAAGAGATCTTCGGCGACGATTTCTATCTGGAGCTGATGCGTCACGGCATCGGGGATCAGCAGCGTATCGACGAGCAGATCATCCGCCTCTCTTTGGAGACGGGGATCAAGATCATCGCCACCAACGACACCCACTACACCAACCCCGAGGATGCCGAGGCTCACGAAGCCTTTATGTGCATCGCGATGAACAAACAGTATGACGACCCCAACCGCCTACGCCACAGTGTCCACGAATTCTATGTCAAATCCCCCGAGGAGATGGCGCGGCTCTTTGCCGACATCCCCGAAGCTCTGGAGAATACCCAGGAGATCGCCGAGAAGTGCAATCTGGAGATCAAGCTGGGCAATCCCACACCGCCCAACTTCAAATTTACCAGAGAGCGAGCCAAGCTGGCGGGGCTGGAGCTTCCTGAACCGGAAGAGGAGTACTCCCTGGCCAACGACATCGTGCTCTTCGAACACGAGGCGCGCAAGGGATTGGAAAAACGCCTCGAACACGTGCCCGAAGAGAAGCATGCCGAATACCGGGAGCGTCTGGAGACCGAGATCGGCATCATCAACTCGATGAAATTCCCCGGCTATATGCTGATCGTCTGGGACTTCGTCCGGGCCGCCAAGGAGATGGGGATTCCCGTCGGGCCGGGCCGGGGGTCGGCCGCCGGATCGCTGGTGGCCTACAGCCTCTCCATCACCGACATCGACCCGATCCCCTACGGCCTGCTCTTCGAGCGTTTCCTCAACCCCGAGCGTGTGAGCATGCCCGATATCGATATGGATTTTTGCCAGAGCCGTCGCCAGGAGATTATCGACTATGTGGTGGAGAAGTACGGCCGGGTCAACGTGGCCCAGATCATCACCTTCGGTAAGCTTCTGGCCAAGGGGGTCATCCGGGATGTCGCCCGGGTGATGGGGCTGCCCTATGCCCAGGCCGACGCCTTTGCTAAGCTGATTCCTGACGAGCTGGGGATCACCCTCAAGGATGCCTACGCCAAAGAGCCCAAGATCAAAGAGCTCATCGAGCGGGACCCCAAGGCGGCCCAGGTGTGGCGATTCGCCCTGGCCCTGGAGGGGCTCAACCGCAACGCGGGCACCCACGCCGCCGGGGTGGTCATCTCCAACGAACCTCTCTGGGAAAAGACGCCCCTCTTCAAGCCCACGGGCCAAGAGACCCTGGCGACCCAATACAGCGGCAAGTATGTCGAGGATGTGGACCTGATCAAATTCGACTTCTTGGGGCTCAAGACCCTGACGACGATCGAAGAGGCGCTCCAGCTCATCGAGAAGCGCCACGGAAAGCGGATCGACTTCAAACAGGTCGATATCAACGACCCCAAGGTCTACGACTACATCGCCACCGGCAATACCCTGGGGCTCTTCCAGATTGAATCGGCGGGGATGCAGGATTTGGCCAAAAAGCTCAAACCCAGCAGTTTCGAAGATATCATCGCGATGCTGGCGCTTTATCGTCCGGGGCCGATGGAGTCGGGGATGCTCGATGATTTCGTGGAGCGCAAGCACGGCCGGGCGGAAATCACCTATATGTTCCCCGAACTCGAGCCGATCCTCAAGCCCACCTACGGCGTCATCGTCTATCAGGAACAGGTTATGCAGATCGTCCAGACCATCGGAGGGTTCAGTCTCGGCGGGGCGGACCTGGTGCGCCGGGCGATGGGAAAAAAGATCAAAGAAGAGATGGACAAGCTCAAGGGCCAATTCGCCGACGGGGCAGAGAAAAAGGGCTTCGACCGTGCCAAAGCCGAGGAGCTCTTCGACCTGATCGTCAAATTCGCCGGCTACGGATTCAACAAATCTCACTCCGCCGCCTATGCGATGGTCACCTTCTATACCTCTTATCTCAAGTGCTACTACCCCACGGAGTTTATGGCGGCCCAGCTGACCCTGGAGAAGGACAACACCACCAAGGTGGTTCGCTACGTCGATGCGGTCAAGCATATGGGGATCGACCTGCTACCCCCCGATGTCAACCGCTCCGACCTGGCCTTCATCGCCGACGAGATCGAGGGACGCCCGACGATCCTCTTCGGCCTGGGAGGGGTCAAAGGGGCGGGCGACGTCGCCATCCGCTCCATCCTCGAATCACGCGAGGAGGGGCCCTTTAGGGATCTGAGCGATTTCATCTCCAGGATCGACACTGCCAAGGTCAACAAGAAGGTGATCGAAGCCTTCATCAAGGCGGGGGCTCTCGACGGCCTGGGCTATACCCGCAAAGCGATGCTGACTCAGATCGAGGCGATCATGGAGGCGGCTTCCAAGGCGACCCAGGCGAAGAAGATGGCGGAGAATTCCCTTTTTGGCGCTGGAGAGGAGATGACCCATGTGGAGTTGGAGCTCGACCCGATGGAAGAGTTCGATCCCCTGCAGATGCTGGAGTTCGAGAAGGAGACGCTGGGCTTCTACGTCTCGGGCCACCCCCTCGATAAGTACCGTGAGGAATTGGCCAAGATCGATTACACCCTCAGCTCCGAGATCGACGAATTGGCCGACGGATCCCAGGCGCTCTTCATCGGCAAGATCGAATCGATCACCGAGAAGATCAGCAAAAAGGGCAACAAATTCGGCATTGCCAATGTGATGGACCTCCATGGGAACATCGAGCTGATGCTTTTTGCCGACCGGCTCAAGGAACTCGAAGAGGAGTTCGACCTGAGCAAACCCATCGCCTTCAAGGTCAAAGTGACCAAAGACGGTGACTTTACCCGGATGAATATCCTCAAGATCGAAACCCTCAAAGAGGCCCGCAAAGAGAAGGTCAAGGTCAAGAAGGAGCAAAAACACACCGAAGCCCCCGAAGAACAGCCTCCGGTGATCCTGGCACTGGACCTGATGCCCGATCCCAAGATCATCGAAGAGCTCTACTGCCTGGCGGAGCGCAATCCCGGCCCCCATCCCCTGCAGCTCCAGATCCGCTCCAAGCTGGCGGATGTGGTGATCGAATCCAAAGTCCACGTCAGCCGCTCCATCATCGAAGCGGCTCGAAGCCTGGGAATCACACCGGCGGAGAAGAGCGCATAG